The genomic region ACCGTCGCGCGCAGCGACCGCCCGGCGCGCACGTCGCGGTAGCCGGTGCCCGGGAGCACCGCCAGCGCGCTGGCGTACGCGGACCACGGATCGCGAAAGTACCCGTAGGACGCGCCCACCGCAGCGTCGACCGAGCCGGTGCCGGGCTGTGACTCGATGCGAAACAGGTCCGTGCCCACGGGCGTGTCGAGCTCGGGCCCGGTCGGCAGCTTGACCCGGGCGTCGAGGCCCACCAGGTGTCGCGGCGAGAACGCCCGGTCGCGCCACACGTAGGTGCGCGCGCGCAGGTCGGCGTCGCCGAGGCCGAGCGCGCGCTCGCGGGCGCCGTTGACGTGGGTGACGTCGACGTGAACGAGTGGCACCGTGGCCGACAGCGACAGCCACCACCGCGGCAGGTAGGCGACGGCCAGGTCGAGCCGCCGCTCGGACAGCCGCAGCTCGTCCACGCCCGACACGCCGATCGTGTCGGTGCGGTGACGCAGCTCACCCGACAGCCGGAGCCGGCCCGCGAACGGTTTGCCCAGCCCCATGGTCGTGAGCGTCGGGTCGCCGCACTCGCACACCGCGCACGCGCGCGCGTCGCTCGCGGGCGCGACGACCGCCGCCGCGCCAACGAGCGCGAGCATCGCC from Deltaproteobacteria bacterium harbors:
- a CDS encoding transporter, which encodes MGLGKPFAGRLRLSGELRHRTDTIGVSGVDELRLSERRLDLAVAYLPRWWLSLSATVPLVHVDVTHVNGARERALGLGDADLRARTYVWRDRAFSPRHLVGLDARVKLPTGPELDTPVGTDLFRIESQPGTGSVDAAVGASYGYFRDPWSAYASALAVLPGTGYRDVRAGRSLRATVAAQFQPSPRFGYRLGVDARWDAVTTEAGEVEDDTGGFIAFVTPQVIYSPITDVVVHAYVRIPAVNALYGRHDEGAIVAVGVTRDL